In the Caldisericota bacterium genome, one interval contains:
- the groES gene encoding co-chaperone GroES encodes MAKIEPIGDHLAVQIEESEEKTKSGIVLPDTAKEKPQKGKVVAVGSGRMLDSGKKVPLEVKKGDMVIFSKYAGTEVKLEGEKYLILSENDILAILK; translated from the coding sequence ATGGCTAAAATTGAACCAATTGGCGATCATCTTGCAGTGCAAATTGAAGAATCTGAAGAAAAAACAAAATCAGGCATTGTACTGCCAGATACAGCGAAAGAGAAACCACAAAAAGGTAAAGTCGTGGCAGTAGGCAGCGGTAGAATGCTTGATAGTGGGAAAAAAGTCCCTCTTGAAGTAAAAAAGGGAGATATGGTGATTTTCTCCAAGTATGCGGGAACAGAAGTAAAATTGGAAGGGGAAAAATATTTGATCCTTTCCGAAAACGACATTTTAGCAATTCTTAAATAA
- the groL gene encoding chaperonin GroEL (60 kDa chaperone family; promotes refolding of misfolded polypeptides especially under stressful conditions; forms two stacked rings of heptamers to form a barrel-shaped 14mer; ends can be capped by GroES; misfolded proteins enter the barrel where they are refolded when GroES binds) has protein sequence MEAKQILFSTDVRKAIKDGVDKLTNTVKVTLGPKGRHVALERKFGSPLLSDDGVTIAKEIELEDPNENIGAQLVKEVASKTEDIAGDGTTTATVLAQVMINEGIKNVTAGAGPLLLKKGMDKAVKTVVEEMQHLKKDISTNEEIAQIGTVSSKHQEIGTAIANALEKVGKNGVITVEESQTLGIDVKTVEGMQFDRGYVSPYFVTDPDRMETELKDPFIVITDKKISSVQDFLPLLEKIVQKGRPFVIIADDLTGEALATLVLNKIKGTFSCVAVKAPGFGDRRKAMLQDIAILTGGQVISEDLGLKFESVTLDMLGKADTIKVDKDNTTIVGGKGNKKDIDARINQIKEQVKTTTSNYDKEKLEERLAKLAGGVAIIKVGGATETEMKEMKHKVEDAVAATKAALAEGIVVGGGTIYLNTLHALDTIKAEEDEKTGIEIVKKALKEPIKLIAQNAGYDGVIALHKVLESKKNTGFNAETGKFEDMFKAGIIDPLKVVRIALQNAESIASLLISTESIVTSIPKEEKPMPAAPQYPGAGY, from the coding sequence ATGGAGGCAAAACAAATTCTATTTAGCACAGATGTAAGAAAGGCCATAAAAGATGGTGTCGACAAATTAACAAATACAGTAAAAGTTACACTTGGGCCAAAAGGAAGACACGTAGCATTAGAGAGGAAGTTTGGTTCTCCATTACTCTCTGATGACGGTGTGACTATTGCAAAGGAAATTGAATTAGAGGATCCGAATGAGAATATTGGTGCACAGCTTGTAAAAGAAGTGGCATCCAAGACAGAAGATATCGCAGGTGATGGCACAACAACTGCAACAGTGCTAGCGCAAGTAATGATCAACGAAGGAATAAAAAATGTTACTGCCGGTGCAGGCCCATTGCTCCTCAAAAAGGGAATGGATAAAGCTGTAAAAACAGTAGTAGAAGAAATGCAGCATCTTAAAAAAGACATCAGCACAAATGAAGAAATCGCACAAATTGGAACAGTATCTTCAAAACATCAAGAAATAGGCACCGCCATTGCAAACGCCTTAGAAAAAGTGGGTAAAAATGGTGTTATCACAGTCGAAGAATCACAAACCTTAGGCATTGATGTAAAAACAGTTGAGGGTATGCAATTTGATAGGGGATATGTATCACCATATTTTGTGACTGATCCCGACAGAATGGAAACAGAATTAAAAGATCCTTTTATAGTCATCACAGACAAAAAAATATCTTCAGTACAGGATTTTTTGCCACTTTTAGAAAAAATTGTCCAGAAAGGTAGACCATTCGTCATTATTGCAGATGATTTAACTGGTGAAGCCCTTGCAACACTGGTACTTAATAAAATAAAGGGGACTTTCTCCTGCGTAGCAGTGAAAGCACCTGGATTTGGCGACAGAAGAAAAGCAATGCTTCAGGACATTGCAATTCTTACGGGGGGGCAAGTCATATCAGAAGATCTCGGACTTAAATTTGAAAGTGTAACGCTTGATATGCTAGGAAAAGCAGACACCATAAAAGTAGATAAAGATAATACAACAATTGTCGGTGGGAAAGGAAACAAAAAAGATATAGATGCAAGAATCAACCAAATTAAGGAGCAAGTTAAAACAACAACTTCAAATTATGACAAAGAGAAATTGGAAGAAAGGCTTGCAAAACTTGCTGGAGGCGTTGCAATCATTAAGGTAGGCGGCGCTACAGAAACAGAGATGAAGGAAATGAAGCATAAAGTAGAAGACGCAGTAGCCGCAACAAAAGCAGCCCTTGCAGAAGGCATTGTAGTAGGCGGAGGAACAATATATTTAAACACGCTCCATGCTCTTGATACAATTAAAGCAGAAGAAGACGAAAAAACAGGTATTGAAATTGTAAAAAAAGCATTAAAAGAGCCAATAAAACTCATTGCACAGAATGCAGGATACGACGGAGTTATTGCACTTCATAAAGTATTGGAATCCAAGAAGAACACAGGATTTAATGCAGAAACAGGAAAATTTGAAGATATGTTCAAGGCAGGCATTATCGACCCACTCAAAGTCGTAAGAATTGCTCTACAAAATGCAGAAAGCATTGCATCACTCCTTATAAGTACAGAATCCATCGTTACAAGCATTCCCAAAGAAGAAAAACCAATGCCAGCTGCTCCACAATATCCAGGAGCAGGATATTAA
- the tsaE gene encoding tRNA (adenosine(37)-N6)-threonylcarbamoyltransferase complex ATPase subunit type 1 TsaE, which produces MKNANIVSYSEKETRTIGENLAMHLIGSGIKKGVLFLEGKLGAGKTVFAKGFAGGLGVEENIDSPTFVFIREYCSGKVPFYHFDLYRLKDLEEIDELGFFEYFDRDGFILIEWAEKMKNYIKPSIEIRIEKAGKNKRILSVEILEQGVNINEWTLY; this is translated from the coding sequence ATGAAAAATGCAAATATTGTATCATATAGCGAGAAAGAGACGAGAACAATTGGTGAGAATCTTGCAATGCATCTTATTGGTAGCGGTATTAAGAAGGGAGTACTATTCCTTGAAGGTAAATTAGGTGCCGGTAAAACCGTTTTTGCGAAAGGATTTGCTGGAGGATTGGGCGTAGAAGAAAATATTGATAGTCCTACATTTGTTTTTATTAGAGAGTATTGTTCAGGAAAAGTACCTTTCTATCATTTTGATTTGTATAGATTGAAGGATCTTGAGGAGATTGATGAGTTAGGTTTTTTTGAATACTTTGATAGAGATGGATTTATTCTTATTGAGTGGGCAGAAAAAATGAAGAATTATATTAAACCATCTATCGAAATCCGGATAGAGAAAGCAGGCAAGAATAAAAGAATTCTTTCTGTAGAAATATTAGAGCAGGGAGTGAATATTAATGAATGGACTTTGTATTAA
- the tsaB gene encoding tRNA (adenosine(37)-N6)-threonylcarbamoyltransferase complex dimerization subunit type 1 TsaB, giving the protein MNGLCINNAFSPTMIVFSSEEKLFFSVAENPPLKQPNNILYVVESMMELFSFSPKDIDFISVVKGPGSFTGTRIGVVEGKMLAFLLNIPLVALNSLELIASGFEKEVVPVIPVGRNAYFASRFNFGKRIEQDLCTNLEELLQIETTIITPVSSLRNVLKGKSVIVHIPTFNEFAKKSFEKFTEGNIVDDPLSLTPTYLRSVNLIFKGKK; this is encoded by the coding sequence ATGAATGGACTTTGTATTAATAATGCGTTTTCTCCTACGATGATTGTATTTTCTTCTGAGGAAAAGCTATTTTTTTCCGTAGCAGAAAATCCTCCCTTAAAGCAGCCAAATAATATTCTTTATGTAGTGGAAAGTATGATGGAGCTTTTTTCTTTTTCTCCAAAGGATATTGATTTTATATCGGTTGTAAAAGGACCTGGTAGTTTTACAGGAACACGTATTGGTGTGGTGGAAGGGAAAATGCTTGCTTTTTTGCTCAATATACCTTTAGTTGCCTTAAATTCACTTGAGCTTATTGCATCGGGTTTTGAGAAAGAAGTGGTTCCGGTTATCCCTGTTGGGAGAAACGCATATTTTGCCTCTCGTTTTAATTTTGGAAAACGAATAGAACAGGATTTATGCACAAATCTGGAGGAATTGTTGCAAATAGAAACCACAATTATCACCCCTGTGAGTTCTTTGAGAAATGTTTTAAAGGGGAAAAGTGTGATTGTGCATATTCCAACTTTTAATGAATTTGCAAAAAAATCTTTCGAGAAGTTTACAGAGGGAAATATAGTGGATGATCCTCTTTCTCTTACTCCCAC